CCAGCCTGCGCTGGAATGACATCAACATCCATCATACGTAAAGATATATACGAGACACTACACTAGAAGCCAATAGTCCAGACCACCATCTCCCCGCTACCAATTTCCCGCCGTTTCCGGTATGCTACGCATAACAACCACCAGGAAAGGACCCTGCCTGCTTACCATGTGGATTACAGTCGCCATCATCTCCGCAGCAATTACCGGTCTGGTCTCGATACTCGATAGCCACCTTATCTCGAAGAGAATGCCCAGTTTCCTGGCATTCCTTGCCCCTATCGGGGTCGTCCACTTCGTGTTGGGACTGGTAGTTATGACCATCCTTCCGCTGCCTGCAGGCGTCGATACCATGACCCTGGTAGTGGCCGTGGGTTCCAGCATCATCCGTGTCGTGGGAGCGCTCCTCATGCTGCGGACAATGCGCTCCGAAGAAGTGTCCCGCATTATGCCGGTGACCAACACCTTCCCGATATTCGTCGCGATTCTCGCCGTACCCGTTCTCGGTGAAGACCTCGGTTGGCTGGAGTGGCTGGCAATTATCATCACGGTATCCGGTGCAATGCTCATCTCAGTACGCTGGGGAACAGACGGGCAGGGAATACGCCTGCGCAGGTCATTCGCCGTGCTTATGGTCTCCAGCATCCTC
This genomic stretch from Dehalococcoidales bacterium harbors:
- a CDS encoding EamA family transporter is translated as MLRITTTRKGPCLLTMWITVAIISAAITGLVSILDSHLISKRMPSFLAFLAPIGVVHFVLGLVVMTILPLPAGVDTMTLVVAVGSSIIRVVGALLMLRTMRSEEVSRIMPVTNTFPIFVAILAVPVLGEDLGWLEWLAIIITVSGAMLISVRWGTDGQGIRLRRSFAVLMVSSILFGVANIGSKYAMEQLTFWNMYGISTVCLGTLFLLLSLRKVPLRELWHMEGRNRALGLIGLNECVAVVGIVLSFWAIEQGPVSMVSTILSTRPAFVFVYAVAVSRFFPAVLDEHLSRGIIATKIVSIGLIIGGVILLTTGG